In the genome of Pontibacter actiniarum, the window GTTACCGTGTCCTCAGACCGAATAGATTTTACGCAACCTATACCTGCAGGCACTATCGTGGAGCTAATCGGGCAGGTAACAAGCGTGGGCAACACCAGCTTAAAGGTACAGGTAGATATTTATGTAGAGGAGATGTATTCTGACACACGCATGAAAGCCGTTAGCGGCAGCTTCACCTTTGTAGCCATAGACGAGCACAAGCAGCCGGTTCAGGTCCTGGCCAAGGAGGCGCAAGCGTAAGGCATCACCAACCCCACGCTCTGTCTCGGGCTTGTTTACACCCCAAGTTCCACGAGAAACAATAGCCGCGGCCTAATACTGCGGCTATTTATACTTTCTCCCTTTACGAAAGCTGGTTTTCTATCAAAACGTAGTATATTCAGTAGTCCCGTGACGGTTAGCTGCCACAGCGACAAGAAGGGCAGAGTTTAGATGATACTGTCTCCGTTAAACTTCAGACAAAGATGTTTGCAAAGCAGCTAAACAATACTTTTCAGGGCCTTTGGTAGTATAAACAAAGCCTAACTTTACTCCCGCGCCAAAACCTCTACTCTACTGTCTGAAAAGGAAGTACGGCTTTACCAAATAACTCCTTTACAGGCGCCGCAGCTATACGAGGCTTTAATTATAGGAATTCATAAAGATAATTGCCCTGGGTTTACCCCTTCTGTCTTGCCTTACACGCTTTCTGTACTACCACAGAACTGAAAGCCTTTGTAAAAAGGATGAAGAAGAAAGCCGGGCAACAGGAGTTAGAGTTACAGCCAACGGCAAAGAGACGCTGTTAAAGGGAGGCTTGAAGTCGAAAAGAGGAAGCTTAATTAGGCTGGACGATGAGAGTGACAGGATAGGAAATAGGGCTGATGAAAAACAAACCCATCTCACCACCTACCTAGTATAGTATTTGGCTGCGCCATACCCACATCAGGCACAAGCCGTACTGTTAAACAATTAACACCTTGTGCCACCGTTTATCATTAATAAACTTTGTATTTACCGTGAAAAAGCATTTCATCCTACCGCTTTTGTTCCTGGGCCTGCTGTGCCAGCCACAGGCTATACTTGCCCAGTCTAAAACAAAGGCAGCAGTTGCGTTTAGCTACCAACCCGACGCGAGCGAAGACCACTACAACCAGCGCATCACCCACAAGTCTATACCAGTGGGGGCAGATGAGTTTGTGCTGCTAAACCGGAGCAGCGCCGGCAAGTACACACTGGAGAAATACACAGCAGACCTGAAAAAGCAGTGGACCGCTGAAATACCTTTGGCAGAGGGAGAAACCATAGATGCCTTTACAGCAAGCCAGGAGGCGGCCCTGGTGGTAACGCACCGGAAAGACGGCCAAAACCAGTTACTGCAGGGCCACCGCATCAACCTGAAGAGCGGCAAAAAAGAACAGCCGGTGGCGCTACTGCAAGCACCAGGCAAAGGCCGGCGTGCAGGCGTTTCTGTGTCCGCCGACGGCTCCAGGGTGCTGGCCTACCGCTTCCATACCGACAACAGCTTTCAGATACACGACATCAGCGGCACCTTGTATGACGGCAGCCTGCAGCAACTGCAGGAGGTACACTATAACCTCAACGACCTGGCCGGCATCCTGACAGCCGACATCCAGTTGGGCAACGACGGAACGCAGTACATAAGCTTGATTTCGGACCAGATGAACCGCCTGAGCGTGCGCCAGTATAAACCCGGCACCAGGGAAGCCAAGGTAATGTCGGTGCTTGTGGGGGGCGTGTTTGATGGCCAGAAAGTGTATATCCGCGACACCAGGTTTAAGCTGATGCCAAACGGCCTGCTTTATGGCGCGGTGCTCACTGCGGAGGAGAACGGCAACGGCTACCACAGCCTGAAAGCCGTGAAGTATGATTTCGAGAATGAGGACATGGTTTTTGCCGAGGAGTTTAAGTTTACCCCCGCCTATGTGCGCCAGGTAAACGAGCTGGATAAGAGCAGCAACAGCAGCAAGCTACAGGACATCTACCTCACAGACCTACTCCTGACCCCGGAGCAGCAGTTGGTGCTGATCGCTGAGAAGAAGTACACCGAAGGCGGTGAGAACGCCCCCTACTTCGCAAAAGAGCTGCACCTGTTCGCCTATGACCAGTTCATGAACAATGACTGGAACTCAGTGCTGATGAAGCAGCAACAGGCCCCTGCCTCCGAAGGTTTCTCCAGCATCTCCTACAGCTCCTACCTGAGCGGCAACACGCTGAACCTGCTTACGCTGGAAGAGCTAAACGGCAAGTATGATTTGTACCTGCGCCAGATAAACACCAGTAACGGTAACGCTACAGCCCCTAAAGCACTGGGGCTGAACATTGCCAAAGATAAGAGGCCAGCCTACGTTAAGGATTTTACAGCCTGGCTAGCCGACAAAGACATTGTAGCCGTTTTGCGTACAGGCAAAAAAGCCGACCAGCTACAGTTAAGCCATATCCAGGTTAAGTAAAGCACGATACTTCCCATAAAAAAAGCGAGGCTGCGGAGCCTCGCTTTTTTTGTTACTGTTGCGCTAAGCCGCCGTGGAAGAGCGCGGCAAGAACAAAAGCAAAAAGGCTGTTACCTGGGGTAACAGCCTTTCATAACTATAAATGGTCAGAAATTAATACACGTACTCGTTTGCCTCGATCAGCGTAGCGGCGATGCGACGGCGTGCCTCTTTTGCGTTGAAGAGGTCTTTCTTCGTGAAGCGCTTCAGGCCCATGAACAACAGGCGCTGCTCATCACCTTCTGCCATGGCAGCTATGGCCTCTTTACCAGCTTTGAAAGAAGTGTCAACGGCATCGTTTACTACTACGCGTACAATGTCGATCTCATTAGACACGGCTTCCTCGCCTTTCATACCTACCTGCTTCTCTACGCGCAGCAGCGTTGATTCTGCCACATACGTTTTGATAGCCATGTCAGCGATGTTCATCAGGATTTCCTGCTCTTTGGCCAGCGAGTTCATATACTTCTGCACTGCTGTACCGGCCACCATCAGAATTGCTTTCTTCAGGTTCTTGATCGCCTTGTGCTCAGCTGTGAACAAGCCTTCCTCCTCTTCACCAAAGTCCGGAATAGCCATCAGCTCCTGCTGCACTGCCTGGGCAGGGCCCATCAGGTCAAGCTCGCCTTTCATGGCTTTTTTCAGGATC includes:
- a CDS encoding acyl-CoA thioesterase, translating into MNLQERIAQSETRIFKAVFPNTTNHYDTLFGGTAMQLMDEVAFITATRFCRKRVVTVSSDRIDFTQPIPAGTIVELIGQVTSVGNTSLKVQVDIYVEEMYSDTRMKAVSGSFTFVAIDEHKQPVQVLAKEAQA